The following proteins are encoded in a genomic region of Toxotes jaculatrix isolate fToxJac2 chromosome 3, fToxJac2.pri, whole genome shotgun sequence:
- the emp3a gene encoding epithelial membrane protein 3, producing the protein MVFLLISLIVLHLATLAMLLIATLEKSWWVWTDSEITDLWYNCFHDNATDTWLCAATNESDWLQSVQALMVLSVVFSSISFLVFLGQLFTMSKGGLFYFTGLCQAFAGFTDFAACLIFTFHRKEILSDSRDLSKGRFGYCFILAWLCVPLLLVSGVLYVHLRKKH; encoded by the exons ATGGTCTTCCTCCTCATATCCCTAATTGTGCTACATCTGGCCACCTTGGCCATGCTCCTCATCGCCACCCTGGAGAAG tCTTGGTGGGTATGGACTGATTCAGAAATCACAGACCTGTGGTATAACTGCTTCCATGATAATGCCACAGACACCTGGCTGTGTGCTGCTACCAACGAGAGCG ACTGGCTGCAGTCGGTCCAGGCCCTCATGGTCCTCTCTGTggtcttttcctccatctccttcctGGTTTTTCTGGGCCAGCTGTTCACCATGTCCAAAGGAGGACTCTTCTACTTCACAGGCCTCTGCCAGGCCTTTGCAG GTTTCACAGATTTTGCCGCCTGCCTCATCTTCACCTTCCACAGGAAAGAGATCCTGAGTGACTCCAGAGATCTGAGCAAAGGACGCTTTGGATACTGCTTCATCCTGGCATGGCTGTGtgtccctctcctcctggtCAGTGGAGTCCTATATGTCCACTTGCGCAAGAAGCACTGA
- the si:dkey-264d12.5 gene encoding paramyosin isoform X1 — protein MDQTEEELEKIATWLREEGLALESSKEAQLCLLWRTLQHTRSCLSTVTRDQEAQRSQHLAEMAEVRKSLEQIRIFTEHKDVLAQQIQDENDQLKDQLRQLISLQDAQISEVAKMLYQQGLTELIHSSPSEQVAYLLVERASLLETCEDPDKLTGAGTTTVPLGTETQVAVSNARQSPHKGAPRHGQSPWRRLFGLHKASQSKHTLIPAEARHLAGQSSSVERKCSRLERDLEEGSRRLAMAHNEIRRLTDELESAHLTQKAYEPELQAAQQEVEELKKSEMVELQKANELNDRLDFEIRALRSRVRFLDAEKSSLRQTVVSLQEVVEQLESALQQQQVELQLLTVGVQADQATELAKVSSLQKEVEQLESALQEQQQQAEQQLQTLQSRETELNQSNQLCRDLQNKLSAQTRCLSEEESEIHSLKQQLDNSHKDLENLRATNLTKHHSQRPWKQKEADLQYCENTHWRLEDSFTTEDRETQTLLCNENTLQKECPDYQEAVRTLLSTQDECEALKKEICETLKCLDKERSKYHEIKEKHKAKLCRARQKLDDETTWRDEKIKSLERELSLCSHSLAKEKELVTSITTENEKLLIERTRLLQQLNEEEHNKKDSCLTASLSKCRVDFLEMENKKLGNKILHMSNQLSVLERALQNMQSLHFAEELKKVYHPQQIFTSVSVQDSSAMMPKPSDFQTLLDDTPSSHTKQTDGTSSPRCLISAALSRSAEMGYLNLTSIQNHSDRSAPPAALSNSESSCS, from the exons ATGGATCAGACAGAG GAGGAGTTGGAGAAGATTGCCACATGGCTTCGTGAGGAGGGACTTGCTCTTGAGTCCTCTAAGGAGGCTCAGCTGTGTTTGCTATGGCGCACCCTTCAGCACACAAGAAGCTGTCTGAGCACCGTGACAAGGGACCAGGAGGCACAGCGCTCCCAACACTTAGCAGAGATGGCGGAG gTACGAAAGTCCTTGGAGCAGATCCGCATCTTTACAGAGCACAAAGATGTTTTGGCTCAGCAGATACAAGACGAGAACGATCAGCTCAAGGACCAGCTGCGGCAGCTTATATCCCTTCAAG ATGCCCAGATAAGCGAGGTGGCTAAAATGCTGTACCAGCAGGGTCTCACAGAGTTGATTCACAGCAGCCCCAGTGAACAGGTGGCATACCTCTTAGTGGAGAGGGCCTCCCTGCTTGAGACGTGTGAGGATCCTGACAAACTGACGGGTGCTGGAACCACTACTGTCCCTCTGGGGACAGAGACACAAGTGGCGGTCAGCAACGCACGCCAG TCTCCCCACAAGGGGGCACCACGTCATGGCCAGAGTCCTTGGAGGAGACTCTTTGGACTCCACAAAGCTTCACAGAGCAAACATACTTTAATTCCT GCTGAGGCCAGACATTTGGCTGGCCAGTCAAGCAGTGTGGAGAGGAAGTGTTCCCGTTTGGAGCGGGATCTGGAGGAGGGCTCCCGCCGTCTGGCCATGGCCCACAACGAGATCCGACGTTTGACCGATGAGCTGGAGTCCGCTCACTTGACCCAGAAAGCTTACG agcctGAGCTGCAGGCAGCACAGCAGGAGGTAGAGGAACTGAAGAAGTCTG aaaTGGTGGAACTGCAAAAGGCCAATGAGCTCAACGATCGTCTGGACTTTGAGATCAGAGCCTTGAGGAGCAGGGTTCGCTTCCTAGATGCTGAGAAAAGTTCTCTGCGGCAGAcg GTTGTATCTCTGcaggaggtggtggagcagctggagtcagccttgcagcagcagcaggtggagctgcagctccTCACTGTGGGGGTTCAGGCTGATCAGGCCACGGAGCTGGCCAAA gtttcATCTCTGCAGAAAGAGGTGGAGCAGTTAGAATCAGCTCTGcaggaacaacagcagcaggctgagcagcagctccagactCTGCAG TCCCgggaaactgaactgaatcagAGCAATCAGCTGTGCAGAGATTTACAAAATAAGCTCAGCGCTCAGACAAGATGCCTTTCGGAGGAGGAGTCAGAA ATACATTCCCTTAAGCAGCAACTGGATAATTCCCATAAAGACCTGGAAAACCTCAGAGCTACCAACCTCACCAAACATCACAGTCAAAG gCCATGGAAGCAAAAAGAGGCGGATTTACAATATTGTGAAAACACTCATTGGCGACTGGAAGACTCCTTTACAACAGAAGATcgagagacacagacactgctgtgcaatgaaaacacactgcaaaag GAGTGTCCTGATTATCAAGAAGCAGTCAGGACTCTGTTGTCCACCCAAGATGAGTGCGAGGCACTAAAGAAGGAGATCTGTGAAACCCTTAAATGCCTTGACAAAGAGCGCAG TAAATACCACGAGAttaaggaaaaacacaaagccaaacTGTGTCGGGCCAGACAAAAATTGGATGATGAAACCACATGGCGTGATGAGAAGATAAAAAGTCTAGAGCGAGAGTTGTCCTTGTGTTCCCATTCGTTAGCAAAG gagAAAGAGCTTGTCACAAGTATAACTACCGAAAATGAAAAACTACTCATTGAGAGGACGAGGTTGTTGCAACAGCTAAACGAGGAGGAGCACAACAAGAAAGACAGCTGTCTTACAGCTTCTTTGTCCAAATGCAG GGTGGATTTTCTAGAGATGGAAAACAAGAAACTGGGAAACAAAATACTCCACATGTCCAATCAGCTGTCGGTCCTGGAACGAGCTTTACAGAACATGCAGTCACTCCACTTTGCTGAG GAACTGAAGAAAGTATATCATCCTCAGCAGATTTTTACATCCGTCTCTGTGCAAGATTCAAG TGCAATGATGCCTAAGCCTTCTGATTTTCAAACCTTATTGGACGATACTCCGAGTAGTCACACCAAGCAGACAGATGGGACCTCTTCCCCACGATGCTTGATCTCTGCGGCCCTGTCTCGATCAGCAGAGATGGGTTACCTGAACCTGACCTCCATTCAGAACCACTCAGACCGCTCGGCTCCCCCGGCTGCGCTCAGCAACTCAGAAAGTTCCTGTTCCTGA
- the si:dkey-264d12.5 gene encoding paramyosin isoform X2, which translates to MDQTEEELEKIATWLREEGLALESSKEAQLCLLWRTLQHTRSCLSTVTRDQEAQRSQHLAEMAEVRKSLEQIRIFTEHKDVLAQQIQDENDQLKDQLRQLISLQDAQISEVAKMLYQQGLTELIHSSPSEQVAYLLVERASLLETCEDPDKLTGAGTTTVPLGTETQVAVSNARQSPHKGAPRHGQSPWRRLFGLHKASQSKHTLIPAEARHLAGQSSSVERKCSRLERDLEEGSRRLAMAHNEIRRLTDELESAHLTQKAYEPELQAAQQEVEELKKSEMVELQKANELNDRLDFEIRALRSRVRFLDAEKSSLRQTVSSLQKEVEQLESALQEQQQQAEQQLQTLQSRETELNQSNQLCRDLQNKLSAQTRCLSEEESEIHSLKQQLDNSHKDLENLRATNLTKHHSQRPWKQKEADLQYCENTHWRLEDSFTTEDRETQTLLCNENTLQKECPDYQEAVRTLLSTQDECEALKKEICETLKCLDKERSKYHEIKEKHKAKLCRARQKLDDETTWRDEKIKSLERELSLCSHSLAKEKELVTSITTENEKLLIERTRLLQQLNEEEHNKKDSCLTASLSKCRVDFLEMENKKLGNKILHMSNQLSVLERALQNMQSLHFAEELKKVYHPQQIFTSVSVQDSSAMMPKPSDFQTLLDDTPSSHTKQTDGTSSPRCLISAALSRSAEMGYLNLTSIQNHSDRSAPPAALSNSESSCS; encoded by the exons ATGGATCAGACAGAG GAGGAGTTGGAGAAGATTGCCACATGGCTTCGTGAGGAGGGACTTGCTCTTGAGTCCTCTAAGGAGGCTCAGCTGTGTTTGCTATGGCGCACCCTTCAGCACACAAGAAGCTGTCTGAGCACCGTGACAAGGGACCAGGAGGCACAGCGCTCCCAACACTTAGCAGAGATGGCGGAG gTACGAAAGTCCTTGGAGCAGATCCGCATCTTTACAGAGCACAAAGATGTTTTGGCTCAGCAGATACAAGACGAGAACGATCAGCTCAAGGACCAGCTGCGGCAGCTTATATCCCTTCAAG ATGCCCAGATAAGCGAGGTGGCTAAAATGCTGTACCAGCAGGGTCTCACAGAGTTGATTCACAGCAGCCCCAGTGAACAGGTGGCATACCTCTTAGTGGAGAGGGCCTCCCTGCTTGAGACGTGTGAGGATCCTGACAAACTGACGGGTGCTGGAACCACTACTGTCCCTCTGGGGACAGAGACACAAGTGGCGGTCAGCAACGCACGCCAG TCTCCCCACAAGGGGGCACCACGTCATGGCCAGAGTCCTTGGAGGAGACTCTTTGGACTCCACAAAGCTTCACAGAGCAAACATACTTTAATTCCT GCTGAGGCCAGACATTTGGCTGGCCAGTCAAGCAGTGTGGAGAGGAAGTGTTCCCGTTTGGAGCGGGATCTGGAGGAGGGCTCCCGCCGTCTGGCCATGGCCCACAACGAGATCCGACGTTTGACCGATGAGCTGGAGTCCGCTCACTTGACCCAGAAAGCTTACG agcctGAGCTGCAGGCAGCACAGCAGGAGGTAGAGGAACTGAAGAAGTCTG aaaTGGTGGAACTGCAAAAGGCCAATGAGCTCAACGATCGTCTGGACTTTGAGATCAGAGCCTTGAGGAGCAGGGTTCGCTTCCTAGATGCTGAGAAAAGTTCTCTGCGGCAGAcg gtttcATCTCTGCAGAAAGAGGTGGAGCAGTTAGAATCAGCTCTGcaggaacaacagcagcaggctgagcagcagctccagactCTGCAG TCCCgggaaactgaactgaatcagAGCAATCAGCTGTGCAGAGATTTACAAAATAAGCTCAGCGCTCAGACAAGATGCCTTTCGGAGGAGGAGTCAGAA ATACATTCCCTTAAGCAGCAACTGGATAATTCCCATAAAGACCTGGAAAACCTCAGAGCTACCAACCTCACCAAACATCACAGTCAAAG gCCATGGAAGCAAAAAGAGGCGGATTTACAATATTGTGAAAACACTCATTGGCGACTGGAAGACTCCTTTACAACAGAAGATcgagagacacagacactgctgtgcaatgaaaacacactgcaaaag GAGTGTCCTGATTATCAAGAAGCAGTCAGGACTCTGTTGTCCACCCAAGATGAGTGCGAGGCACTAAAGAAGGAGATCTGTGAAACCCTTAAATGCCTTGACAAAGAGCGCAG TAAATACCACGAGAttaaggaaaaacacaaagccaaacTGTGTCGGGCCAGACAAAAATTGGATGATGAAACCACATGGCGTGATGAGAAGATAAAAAGTCTAGAGCGAGAGTTGTCCTTGTGTTCCCATTCGTTAGCAAAG gagAAAGAGCTTGTCACAAGTATAACTACCGAAAATGAAAAACTACTCATTGAGAGGACGAGGTTGTTGCAACAGCTAAACGAGGAGGAGCACAACAAGAAAGACAGCTGTCTTACAGCTTCTTTGTCCAAATGCAG GGTGGATTTTCTAGAGATGGAAAACAAGAAACTGGGAAACAAAATACTCCACATGTCCAATCAGCTGTCGGTCCTGGAACGAGCTTTACAGAACATGCAGTCACTCCACTTTGCTGAG GAACTGAAGAAAGTATATCATCCTCAGCAGATTTTTACATCCGTCTCTGTGCAAGATTCAAG TGCAATGATGCCTAAGCCTTCTGATTTTCAAACCTTATTGGACGATACTCCGAGTAGTCACACCAAGCAGACAGATGGGACCTCTTCCCCACGATGCTTGATCTCTGCGGCCCTGTCTCGATCAGCAGAGATGGGTTACCTGAACCTGACCTCCATTCAGAACCACTCAGACCGCTCGGCTCCCCCGGCTGCGCTCAGCAACTCAGAAAGTTCCTGTTCCTGA
- the si:dkey-264d12.5 gene encoding synaptonemal complex protein 1 isoform X3: protein MLYQQGLTELIHSSPSEQVAYLLVERASLLETCEDPDKLTGAGTTTVPLGTETQVAVSNARQSPHKGAPRHGQSPWRRLFGLHKASQSKHTLIPAEARHLAGQSSSVERKCSRLERDLEEGSRRLAMAHNEIRRLTDELESAHLTQKAYEPELQAAQQEVEELKKSEMVELQKANELNDRLDFEIRALRSRVRFLDAEKSSLRQTVVSLQEVVEQLESALQQQQVELQLLTVGVQADQATELAKVSSLQKEVEQLESALQEQQQQAEQQLQTLQSRETELNQSNQLCRDLQNKLSAQTRCLSEEESEIHSLKQQLDNSHKDLENLRATNLTKHHSQRPWKQKEADLQYCENTHWRLEDSFTTEDRETQTLLCNENTLQKECPDYQEAVRTLLSTQDECEALKKEICETLKCLDKERSKYHEIKEKHKAKLCRARQKLDDETTWRDEKIKSLERELSLCSHSLAKEKELVTSITTENEKLLIERTRLLQQLNEEEHNKKDSCLTASLSKCRVDFLEMENKKLGNKILHMSNQLSVLERALQNMQSLHFAEELKKVYHPQQIFTSVSVQDSSAMMPKPSDFQTLLDDTPSSHTKQTDGTSSPRCLISAALSRSAEMGYLNLTSIQNHSDRSAPPAALSNSESSCS, encoded by the exons ATGCTGTACCAGCAGGGTCTCACAGAGTTGATTCACAGCAGCCCCAGTGAACAGGTGGCATACCTCTTAGTGGAGAGGGCCTCCCTGCTTGAGACGTGTGAGGATCCTGACAAACTGACGGGTGCTGGAACCACTACTGTCCCTCTGGGGACAGAGACACAAGTGGCGGTCAGCAACGCACGCCAG TCTCCCCACAAGGGGGCACCACGTCATGGCCAGAGTCCTTGGAGGAGACTCTTTGGACTCCACAAAGCTTCACAGAGCAAACATACTTTAATTCCT GCTGAGGCCAGACATTTGGCTGGCCAGTCAAGCAGTGTGGAGAGGAAGTGTTCCCGTTTGGAGCGGGATCTGGAGGAGGGCTCCCGCCGTCTGGCCATGGCCCACAACGAGATCCGACGTTTGACCGATGAGCTGGAGTCCGCTCACTTGACCCAGAAAGCTTACG agcctGAGCTGCAGGCAGCACAGCAGGAGGTAGAGGAACTGAAGAAGTCTG aaaTGGTGGAACTGCAAAAGGCCAATGAGCTCAACGATCGTCTGGACTTTGAGATCAGAGCCTTGAGGAGCAGGGTTCGCTTCCTAGATGCTGAGAAAAGTTCTCTGCGGCAGAcg GTTGTATCTCTGcaggaggtggtggagcagctggagtcagccttgcagcagcagcaggtggagctgcagctccTCACTGTGGGGGTTCAGGCTGATCAGGCCACGGAGCTGGCCAAA gtttcATCTCTGCAGAAAGAGGTGGAGCAGTTAGAATCAGCTCTGcaggaacaacagcagcaggctgagcagcagctccagactCTGCAG TCCCgggaaactgaactgaatcagAGCAATCAGCTGTGCAGAGATTTACAAAATAAGCTCAGCGCTCAGACAAGATGCCTTTCGGAGGAGGAGTCAGAA ATACATTCCCTTAAGCAGCAACTGGATAATTCCCATAAAGACCTGGAAAACCTCAGAGCTACCAACCTCACCAAACATCACAGTCAAAG gCCATGGAAGCAAAAAGAGGCGGATTTACAATATTGTGAAAACACTCATTGGCGACTGGAAGACTCCTTTACAACAGAAGATcgagagacacagacactgctgtgcaatgaaaacacactgcaaaag GAGTGTCCTGATTATCAAGAAGCAGTCAGGACTCTGTTGTCCACCCAAGATGAGTGCGAGGCACTAAAGAAGGAGATCTGTGAAACCCTTAAATGCCTTGACAAAGAGCGCAG TAAATACCACGAGAttaaggaaaaacacaaagccaaacTGTGTCGGGCCAGACAAAAATTGGATGATGAAACCACATGGCGTGATGAGAAGATAAAAAGTCTAGAGCGAGAGTTGTCCTTGTGTTCCCATTCGTTAGCAAAG gagAAAGAGCTTGTCACAAGTATAACTACCGAAAATGAAAAACTACTCATTGAGAGGACGAGGTTGTTGCAACAGCTAAACGAGGAGGAGCACAACAAGAAAGACAGCTGTCTTACAGCTTCTTTGTCCAAATGCAG GGTGGATTTTCTAGAGATGGAAAACAAGAAACTGGGAAACAAAATACTCCACATGTCCAATCAGCTGTCGGTCCTGGAACGAGCTTTACAGAACATGCAGTCACTCCACTTTGCTGAG GAACTGAAGAAAGTATATCATCCTCAGCAGATTTTTACATCCGTCTCTGTGCAAGATTCAAG TGCAATGATGCCTAAGCCTTCTGATTTTCAAACCTTATTGGACGATACTCCGAGTAGTCACACCAAGCAGACAGATGGGACCTCTTCCCCACGATGCTTGATCTCTGCGGCCCTGTCTCGATCAGCAGAGATGGGTTACCTGAACCTGACCTCCATTCAGAACCACTCAGACCGCTCGGCTCCCCCGGCTGCGCTCAGCAACTCAGAAAGTTCCTGTTCCTGA
- the LOC121179520 gene encoding N-acetyllactosaminide alpha-1,3-galactosyltransferase-like yields MGLVQRTRSFFKFVLCLPVALFVFYFTSPSFRLLIGLLPMDKCSLQSGKGLILDNGLDASLDMMSRRDVQTCTSWKAPIIWEGMFEPDLYDQMHKREGSSVALTVFAVGRYLDAYLKTFLSSSEHHFMVGLPVTYYIFTDEPKKVPDIKLAAQRSLKVIEVKRHSRWQDISMMRMKTISDVIESDIRHNFTHVFCFDVDQVFTGRFGSEALGDSVALLHAYYYHLPKRFYTYDRNPKSKAYMETGDFYYHAAVFGGSWKSVKALADACYQSIMEDKQNNVEALWHDESHLNKYLLLHKPSRVLSPEYCWDNSIGYRADIRVTRLVWAPKHYDKLRIP; encoded by the exons ATGGG ATTGGTTCAGAGGACAAggagtttttttaaatttgtgctgTGCTTACCTGTTGCGCTGTTCGTCTTCTACTTCACATCTCCGTCTTTCAG acTTTTAATAGGCCTCCTTCCTATGGACAAATGCTCTTTGCAAAGTGGAAAGGGTCTGATTCTGGACAACGGTCTAGATGCCAGTCTTGACATGAT GTCCAGACGTGACGTGCAAACATGCACATCTTGGAAAGCTCCCATCATATGGGAGGGGATGTTTGAACCTGATCTTTATGACCAAATGCACAAGAGGGAAGGATCCTCTGTGGCTTTAACTGTGTTTGCTGTAGGAAG GTACCTGGACGCTTACCTCAAGACCTTCCTGAGCTCCTCAGAACATCACTTTATGGTGGGTTTGCCGGTGacatattatatatttacagACGAGCCAAAAAAGGTGCCAGACATCAAGCTTGCTGCTCAGCGAAGCCTGAAGGTGATCGAAGTGAAGAGGCACTCTAGGTGGCAGGACATCTCCATGATGCGAATGAAGACCATATCAGATGTCATAGAGTCGGATATTCGCCATAACTTCACGCACGTCTTCTGCTTTGATGTGGATCAGGTGTTTACCGGGAGATTTGGCTCAGAGGCTCTGGGCGATTCTGTGGCTCTCCTCCATGCCTACTACTACCACCTTCCAAAGAGGTTTTATACCTATGACCGCAACCCGAAGTCCAAAGCATACATGGAAACCGGGGATTTCTACTACCACGCTGCCGTCTTTGGAGGTTCATGGAAAAGTGTAAAAGCGTTGGCTGACGCCTGCTACCAGAGCATCATGGAGGATAAACAGAATAATGTGGAGGCTTTGTGGCATGATGAGAGTCATCTAAACAAGTACCTATTGCTTCACAAACCAAGCAGAGTGCTCTCCCCTGAGTACTGCTGGGACAACAGTATCGGCTACAGGGCTGACATACGAGTCACCCGACTAGTGTGGGCACCGAAACATTATGATAAACTACGCATACCCTAG